A stretch of DNA from Leptolyngbya sp. CCY15150:
AGCAAGAGCGTATTGGCCGTATCAATATCCAAAAATCCTTGGGTCACATAGCCCACCGACCACACTTCCCGGATCTCGAAGTCACCAATAAACTGAGTCTCTGAGTTCACAAACGCCAGTTGCGATCGCCCATCCTCAAACGCAACGGCTACTTCAAAATCACCATCTTGATCCACGGAATAATGGATGTCTAAACTATCCAACATCCGCTTAACTCTCGCGTCGCCTTGCTTGCTACCGTACATTGTTTGAGTCTCCTATGTTAGTCATGAGATTAGAGGGCAGCGATCGCCTGTTTGAATCATATCAACTAGGGAGTGTCAATTAGGGGATGCAGAAGCGCTAAGTTTTGTGGATAGATTTTGAGAGGGTTAGAGATGAGCGATCGCGCTTACCAATTTCTTATGTACTTGTGCCATCCAACTGGCTTCTTTCAAAGACATAAACTCCTCTTCCACATCTTCACTCACCATAAAATTCAACCAGTTCAACATTCGACGTTGCTGAATCGATCTATAATTTGCCCTCATTTCCAGCCCTTCTCTCTAGGGCAAAGGGAGCTAGAACTTCTCGTTTCACTAACTGGATTTAATCGTGTCAGGGCTATAATCACTAGAGCGGGCGTTAGGTAAGTGATACGTCCAGCCCACGTCCTGAGGGATCTTGATGGTAAAGCTCGTGCCAACCCCAACCTCACTTTGCACCTTAATATCACCTTGATGGAGAGCTAAGCATTTTCTCACAACAGCAAGCCCCAAGCCAGTGCCGCGTATCTCGCGGGTATTGCTGCCTCGATTAAAAGGCTCATACATTTTTTCCAGATCGGCAGACGGTATGCCAATGCCTTCGTCTCGGATCTGAAAAACAATAGCATCTTGCTCATCGATCAACGTGAAATAAATGGTGCTATCGTCTGATGAATACTTAACTGCATTGGATAGGATATTGCTTAAAATAGAGTACGTTAACTTCTCATCAAGGTAAGCATGGGTGCGATCGCCCTTCTGCTGAAATGAGAGCGATCGCCTAGCATGACTGAAAATTTGAAAATCTTCAATTAGGTTTAAGCAAAATGTTTGAATCTCAAGCCACTTTGGGTTATATTCTAGCTTACCTGCATCTGCTCTAGCCAGCATTAGAATATCATTGAGCAGTTGAGTCATCGTCTTAGCCGACGTCTGGATTCGATATAGATTTTTGAGTCGTGCAGGCTCCACCATGTCTTTTAGACTCTCTTCCAGCAATTGAGAAGATCCTAAAATAAGACTTAGAGGGGTACGAAACTCATGGGACACCATGGAAAACAAATGAAGCTTGAGTTCGCTAAGCTCTTTCTCCTGTGCCAGAGACTGCTGGATAGCTTCTGCTAGCTGTCGTTTAGACAGTTGGCGATAGAGCAAAATGAACACACCCACGACAATACTAAAGGTTAGTAGTGCTCCAATCGGCTCAATCAACATGCGAGTTCTAGAATTAGTGCGAACATCCTCAAGTTGAGCTGCAATAATCTGCTCTTCTTCATGCTCTAAGTCAGCAATTAAAGATTGAATCTCACGGAGATTGCGCTGGCTTTGAATAATCAAAGAATCTGTAGCCACAATTTTATCTGGGCGTCCTCCATATTGAGCGATCGCCCTTTGAAAAATGATCAATCGCTCATCAATTAAGCCTTTAAGAGACTGCAGACGCTGAGCCTGAAGCAATGTATCGCTCACATAAATATCTAACTGATATAGGGTTGGATCTAAGCGCTGGATCACGCTATAATACTGCTCAAGTTCCTGAACATCATTGAATATAACGTAGCGCCAATGTCTAAGCTCTGCATCAGCAAGTAGTGCAGAGATATCATTGAGAGCATCTAGCATCTCATTCGTTTGACGAACTTGATTAGCACTGTTTACAAGTTGTACTGAGTTTTGATAAGACGTAAAGCTCATCACTCCAGTCACAATCAGGGTTAAAATAAATCCACTCGTGATCCATGTACCTTCGCGCAGCCATTTCATAAACCTATCTTTGTTTCTTCATAGTTACTTATATATATCAATGTTTGAGTAGCTTGCATAGGAACATGATCTTAAAATAGTCGCTTTGTGAACGCCTACCTAACATCAAGCCGATCTTCGACTTGATAGGCCCCAATAGTTCAAACTTTAATCTTGCAAGACGGTGCGTTAATAATTTTAGACAAGGATCTTAGAGCCATCAGGCATACCGCCACCTTGGTTGGCCAATCAGGACTGTGAAGCTTAAGGTTTCAAGACAG
This window harbors:
- a CDS encoding ATP-binding protein, which translates into the protein MKWLREGTWITSGFILTLIVTGVMSFTSYQNSVQLVNSANQVRQTNEMLDALNDISALLADAELRHWRYVIFNDVQELEQYYSVIQRLDPTLYQLDIYVSDTLLQAQRLQSLKGLIDERLIIFQRAIAQYGGRPDKIVATDSLIIQSQRNLREIQSLIADLEHEEEQIIAAQLEDVRTNSRTRMLIEPIGALLTFSIVVGVFILLYRQLSKRQLAEAIQQSLAQEKELSELKLHLFSMVSHEFRTPLSLILGSSQLLEESLKDMVEPARLKNLYRIQTSAKTMTQLLNDILMLARADAGKLEYNPKWLEIQTFCLNLIEDFQIFSHARRSLSFQQKGDRTHAYLDEKLTYSILSNILSNAVKYSSDDSTIYFTLIDEQDAIVFQIRDEGIGIPSADLEKMYEPFNRGSNTREIRGTGLGLAVVRKCLALHQGDIKVQSEVGVGTSFTIKIPQDVGWTYHLPNARSSDYSPDTIKSS